TGTCCGCAATTACCACCTTGCCGCCGCGCCCCACGAAGGCGCGTGCGGTTGCAGCACCGAGCCCAGAGGCTCCACCGGTGATCAGGGCAACACGATCTTTCGGGTCCATCGTTCCTCCTCGCGGTCAGCAGGGGCGTGGACCATAGCCGAATTCCGCAACTGATGGATGGGATCTGGTCAGGAACGCTCAACAGCGCGACTGGCCCGCTCCAATCCGCCCCGTGGCGCCAGGGCGGAGAGGCGCGCCTTGAGTGCGCCGCGCGTTTCGCTCCCGGCCCGAGGCGCGAACAGCACGCCGAGGCCAGCCCCTACGGCGACTCCCACGACGAAGGCGCCCACGCCCGGTAGCAGGGCCAGCCCTGCCCCCGAGCGTGCCAGGGTCTTGAGCGTCGACGAAGCTTGTTCGGCGCTCACCTCGCCTACCGTCTGCGCAACGCGCTTGCCAACCTCGGTGGCCGTCAGCTGCACGATTTCCTTCAACATCACGGCAGCTTCTCGGGAGTCGGCACGCTGCCTCCCCCGCGCACGTAGGCGATGATGACTTCACTCAGGCGCTTGTCGGCCTTCTCACACTTGAGCGTGACCGATCCCATGGTTGCACCTTTGCACTCGTTCCGACGTTCCTTGTAGGCGCTGTCGATCTTCTCGTCGTTGCGCAAGGCCGTCTGCTGCCCGTCGTCGAGATAGCGCCACTCGACCTTTGAACTCTTGGCGGCTGGCGGCAGTTTCAGGGTGAGCTCCTCCGCCGCGAGCGTGACACAGGACCCGTTCCAGCGCAGGGCGTCGTAGCCGCCGCCGGCGCCGCTCACTTGCATTCCGCCCATGTCCGAGGAGCGATGCCGCAGCACTAGTACCTCCTCGTCAAACGCCAACTCGTCGGAGTCAGACGCTCCTCCCGAGGCATTCCAGGCCTTCGTCTTGCGCGTCAGGTAGCCGCGCGTCCAGGGCGTCGCCTTCTGGAACATGGCGAGCGCCACTGCAGGGTAATTCCCCTCGCATAGTTTCTGCACGAAAGCGTTGGCAGGCACACACAGATCCGATTTCGTCTTGGTGCACTCGGTAGGCAGGCTCCCGCTCGACTCGGCGGGCGACTCCGCACTCGCCGCCTCCTCGGGCGCCACGGGTGAAGCCGATGCCTCACGGGCTTCCGGCGCCTGGGCCTCGGGGGCCTGTCCCGCCTTGGCGCCACCGCAAGAGACCATCCCTAGGACCAGCAGCCACTCGTATCGCATGGCGAACAAGAAGACCAAGAAGGGTATGGGGACGTCAAGGCGTCCCTTGGGATGGCCGCCCAATCGCGAGAGAAAGCAGCACCTCGAGCCGTACCGCTGTGCCAAGTGCTCCGCACTCAGCGGGATAGCGCGGCTTCGTCGTAGTAGTCGAGCTTGTGCAGCGGCATGACCACGGCAGTGAGCAGATTGAGGAAATGGCCCTGCACGCGTTTGAGGAAGCGCGCGCCCACCGCCATCTTCACTGCCGTCTCCGCACCGTAGTCGCTGGCGGCAATCTTGCGAACCAAGTCGTCGCAACGCCGCGCCAGGGAACGCCCTTCGACCAGCAGCTCACGCGCCCGCTCACCGTCCGATCGCTGAAACACGTCAGGCGCCTCGCGGGCCAACAACGTCACCGCACGCGTGATCTCGCGCAACTCCCCCGTTGCTTCGTCCTCGGGGAATGCCGCGGGGCACCACGTGCTGAGCTCCGTGAGGTTCTTTGCGTAGTCGCCGATGCGTTCTACGTCCTTCACCAGGCTCATGAGCAACAGCCCCCAGGGAACGTTGGAAGGTACGGGCCCCGACAGCTCAGCAACCACGTGCTTGCGAACGGAGCGCTGCAACTTGTTGAGCTGCACGTCCTTGTCGTAGAGCCTAGTGCGTTCCTCCGGCGAAAGCTCGCGCCCCCAGTAGACCTCGCACGCCTCCAAGATCATCTCCCGAGAGAGGGTGAGCATCGTGGCGAAGCTTTCCGTGGCTCGCTCTTTCAGCGGCTCTCCCCGAAACACGTTCATCAACTCGCGAAGCACGTCTTCTTTCCTACGCAGAACTATCTGAAAACGAACACCAGTAGCGCGGGCAAACCGTAAAACAAGACTACCACATAGGCCAGCGCTGCCTTGCGCGAGCGCACCGCCACGCCGGCCAGCCACTCCGCCAGGCGCAACGGAATGTTCCGGGTGAAAGGCAACGGGTAGACCATCAACGTCCCGAGCGCATTGAACAGCAAATGCACCAACGCAATCTGTAGGCCGAGGTGGGCGGTGTCAGATGCAGCCGCGCTACTGGCGATCAGGGCGGTCACCGTCGTGCCGATATTCGCGCCCAGCGTGATTGGAAACGCTTGGCGCAGCGTGATGATCCCCGCCCCGGCGAGGGGCACGAGAACGCTCGTGGTGATGCTGCTGGACTGGACCATGATCGTCACCAGCACGCCGACGAGCAGCCCCACCCACGCGCTCGCGTCGAGGGAGCGGGCGATGTAGCCCTGGACCCGCCCCGCGGCCAACTGCCGCAGCGTCCGAACGATCAAGAACAGCGCTACGAAAATGATGATGGCAGAGACGATGATGAGCGCGACGGCGGCAGCGCGCGGGGCACTGATCAGCCCTGCAATGCCCTCTTGAACGGGAGCAAGCCCCACCTTGGTAGCGGTCTTGATGGGATTTGGCAGTTTGCTCCCCCCTGGTGCGCCGAGGAATCCTGCCAAAGCGCCGCTCAAGCGCGTGAGGAATCCGGTCGCCAGCTCGAGCGGCAATAGAGTGCCGACCGCCAAGAAGTTGAAGAAGTCGTGACAGGTTGCAGTAGCAAACGCACGTCGGAACTCATCGGGCCGCGACATGTGCCCCAAGGACACGATCGTGTTGGTGACGGTGGTGCCGATGTTGGCGCCCATGATGATCGGCACGGCATTTTGGATCGGTAGCGGATGCTCGGGCGCCGCGACCATGGCGACCACCATCGAAGTGGTGACCGACGAACTCTGCACCAGGGTGGTGCCTAGGATCCCGATCACCAACCCGGCGAAGGGATTGTCCGTCGCGTGAAAAAAGCGATCGAGCAAGTCTTCGCCGAGCCCGTGGAAGCCCTGCCCGAGTCCGCGAATGCCGACGAGGAAAATGAACAGGTAGACCAGAACCAGGAGGAACGCGAGCCACGCACGACTGGATGCTTCCGTCGCTGATGGGGGTCGCGGCGGAGGCACTGTCTGAGGCTCTTCACTCGCCATGGCTCGCAGTCCGACAATCCGTGGTGGGCGCTCGCGGCGAGGCTGTAACACGGATTCGACGGGGCCGGGCGGCGGAGTGTTCCGCGGCGCAACTAGCCAGAATTCATGTCCAATTCAGCCCCCCGGCTACTCGACGGTGACCGTCTTGGCCAGGTTGCGAGGCTGGTCGACATCCGTGCCCTTCAGATCCGCCACGTGATAGGCGAGCAGCTGTAGAGGCAAGACCGCCAGCATGGGCATCACGACGTCGGGCGCGGCTGGAAGGGTGAGCACATGGCGCGCAAGTCCCGCGGCCTCGGAATCGCCCTCGGTGACGACCGCAATGACCTGACCGTCGCGAGCGATGACCTCCTGCACATTGGAAAGGGTCTTTTCGTACTGGGAGTCGCGAGGCATCACGACGACGACAGGCATGTCCGCATCGATCAGGGCAATGGGACCATGCTTCATCTCGCCCGCGGCGTAGCCCTCGGCGTGGGCGTAGGAAACTTCTTTCAGTTTCAGCGCGCCCTCCAGGGCGATGGGGAATCCGAGTCCGCGCCCCAGAAAGAGCATGTGCGCCGTGTGTTGGAAGCTTCGCGCGACTTCCAAGCACTCAGCCTCGTTGGCCAAGGCGGCGCGCATCGAGTTGGGCAGCTCCAGCAAAGCCTGCAGCGTTTCCCGAGCACGCTCCGTGCTGAGGGTCCCGCGGGTTCGACCCAAGTGCACTGCAATGAGTAACAGCGCGACCAACTGAGTGGTGAAGCACTTGGTGGAGGCGACGCCGATCTCCGGCCCGGCATGCGTGTACAGCGCTCCTTGCGATGCGCGGGGAATTGCACTGTCGAGCACGTTCGCCACTGCGAGTACGTGCGCGCCCGCTTCGCGTGCCGAGCGAACCGCAGCCAGGGTATCGGCTGTTTCACCGGATTGGCTGACGGCGATGACCAAATCGCGCGGGCCGAGGACGGGTTCTCGATAGCGCACCTCACTGGCCAACTCCGCTTGGGCGGGAATTCGTGCCAAAGACTCGATCCAATACCGCCCCACCAGCGAGGCGTGGTAGCTGGTGCCGCACGCGAGCAATACGACTCGATCGATGTCGTCGAGGGCCCCCGGGCCCAGTCCGAGTTCCGCTTCGACCACGTCGCCCTCCTCGAGCGCGACGCGACCTCGCAGCGTATCTTCGACGGCGCGAGGCTGCTCGAAGATCTCTTTGAGCATGAAATGCTTGTAGCCACCCTTCTCCGCCTGCACCGGAGTCCAGTTGATGGTCTTTGGCTCACGGGCAACGGGAGCTCCAGCAATCGTCTCGAGCGTGTAGCCGTCCGGACGCAACTCGGCCATCTCTCCGTCCTCGAGGAACAGCATGCGCTTGGTGTGGCCCAGCAGCGCGGGGATGTCGCTGCCGCACAACATCTCTCCATCGCCGATGCCCAACACCAAGGGCGAGGCACTCTTGGCCACGACGATACGCTCTGGTGCTTCACGGCACACAACTGCCAAAGCGTAGGCGCCACGCACCTGCGCCAGGGCGTGGCGGACAGCGCTCATCAGGTCGCTCGCGCCATCCCCGAGCGCGCGGTCAACCAAGTGCGCGACGATTTCCGTGTCCGTGTCACTGGCAAAACGCACGCCGTCGCGCTCCAACTCGCGCTTGAGCACCAGGTGGTTCTCGATGATGCCGTTGTGCACGACCGCCACGGAACCCACTGCGTGGGGGTGCGCGTTGGGCTCGCTCGGGCGACCGTGGGTCGCCCAGCGCGTATGCCCAAGTCCGGTGGAGCCGCGAAGGGGCTGCGCGCGCAGCGCCCGATCGAGGTTCTCCAGCTTGCCCACGGCGCGCAGGATCTCAATCTGCGCGCCGTCATGAACAGCCAGCCCGGCAGAATCGTAGCCGCGATACTCGAGCTTGCGCAGTCCGTCGAGCAGGATGGGTGCTGCCGTCTGCGTTCCAACGTATCCCACAATGCCGCACATCGAGCAGCCCTACCTTTCGCGGATGACGCCGAGGTGTTGCACCATCGTGCGACCAGCGCCAGTTTTCGACGGAGAACCGTCGGCAACTTCCGGAGTCCGCAAGTGCGGAGCGGAAACCCTAGGCATTCAGCGCTTCGGCGCCACCGATGATTTCCATGAGCTCGGTGGTAATGGCGGCCTGGCGTGCGCGATTGTACTGAAGCGTCAACTTGCCGATCATCTCGGACGCATTCTTCGTTGCCGAGTCCATGGCCGTCATTCGAGCGCCTAGCTCCGAGGCCATGGATTCCAGCAGGGCGCGAAGCACGCTGATCTCCACGTACATGGGTACCAGGCGCTCCATCAGGCCTTCCTTGTTGGGCTCGAAGATGAAGTCGAGCTCGTAGCCGCTATCATCCGGCTTCTGCTCTTCCTTCTCGTCCAAGGGGAGTGGGAACAGTGGCTCGGTGACGACGCGTTGGCTCATGGCGCTCTTGAACTCGTTGTAGACGAGGTAGATCGCGTCGACTTCGCCGTTGACGAAGGGCTTGAGCACCGTCTTTGCCACACCACGCGCCTGGTCGAGGTCCAGCTGCTCCCAGACCCCAGAGAACACGTGATAGACGGGGGCGTTGCGACGCCGGAAGTAGTCACGGCCTTTGCGGCCGATGGTGGCAATCTGCACCTGCTGCCCCTCGGCCTCTCGCTCGCGCCACAGACGCTCTGCAGCGCGCAGAATGTTGGTGTTGAAGGCACCGCAGAGGCCGCGGTCGCTGGTGATGACCAAGAGCAGGGTGCTCTTCTCGGGCCGTCGAGCCAAGAGCGGATGGTCGGCATTGATGCCCTCGCCACCCTCATCGCGCATGCGGCGATTGGCGGCGGCGGTCACTTCCCGCAACACGTCCGAGGTTTTCACGGCGTAGGGACGCATGGTCAGAATGCGCTGCTGCGCGCGGTTCAGGCGCGCACCAGCGACCATCTTCATCGCGCGCGTGATCTTCTGCGTGCTCTTGACGCTGGTGATCCGCTTGCGAATGGCCTTCAGATTTGCCATCGCGCGCTCAGTTCTTCTTCGAAGTGACGAAGCTCTTGGCGAACTTCTTGAGGACCTTGTCGAGCTTTTTCCTGATGTCGTCGGTCAGCTCGCGGCGCTCACGCAGTTCCTCCCACAGGTCGGCGTGCTTCTCGTCGATGTAACGATAGAGCTCCGCTTCGAAGTTCTTCAGGGACTCCACGGGCAGCTTGTCGACGAACCCCTGAGTGCCGGC
The nucleotide sequence above comes from Polyangiaceae bacterium. Encoded proteins:
- the glmS gene encoding glutamine--fructose-6-phosphate transaminase (isomerizing) → MCGIVGYVGTQTAAPILLDGLRKLEYRGYDSAGLAVHDGAQIEILRAVGKLENLDRALRAQPLRGSTGLGHTRWATHGRPSEPNAHPHAVGSVAVVHNGIIENHLVLKRELERDGVRFASDTDTEIVAHLVDRALGDGASDLMSAVRHALAQVRGAYALAVVCREAPERIVVAKSASPLVLGIGDGEMLCGSDIPALLGHTKRMLFLEDGEMAELRPDGYTLETIAGAPVAREPKTINWTPVQAEKGGYKHFMLKEIFEQPRAVEDTLRGRVALEEGDVVEAELGLGPGALDDIDRVVLLACGTSYHASLVGRYWIESLARIPAQAELASEVRYREPVLGPRDLVIAVSQSGETADTLAAVRSAREAGAHVLAVANVLDSAIPRASQGALYTHAGPEIGVASTKCFTTQLVALLLIAVHLGRTRGTLSTERARETLQALLELPNSMRAALANEAECLEVARSFQHTAHMLFLGRGLGFPIALEGALKLKEVSYAHAEGYAAGEMKHGPIALIDADMPVVVVMPRDSQYEKTLSNVQEVIARDGQVIAVVTEGDSEAAGLARHVLTLPAAPDVVMPMLAVLPLQLLAYHVADLKGTDVDQPRNLAKTVTVE
- a CDS encoding PhoU domain-containing protein, giving the protein MLRELMNVFRGEPLKERATESFATMLTLSREMILEACEVYWGRELSPEERTRLYDKDVQLNKLQRSVRKHVVAELSGPVPSNVPWGLLLMSLVKDVERIGDYAKNLTELSTWCPAAFPEDEATGELREITRAVTLLAREAPDVFQRSDGERARELLVEGRSLARRCDDLVRKIAASDYGAETAVKMAVGARFLKRVQGHFLNLLTAVVMPLHKLDYYDEAALSR
- the atpG gene encoding ATP synthase F1 subunit gamma, with protein sequence MANLKAIRKRITSVKSTQKITRAMKMVAGARLNRAQQRILTMRPYAVKTSDVLREVTAAANRRMRDEGGEGINADHPLLARRPEKSTLLLVITSDRGLCGAFNTNILRAAERLWREREAEGQQVQIATIGRKGRDYFRRRNAPVYHVFSGVWEQLDLDQARGVAKTVLKPFVNGEVDAIYLVYNEFKSAMSQRVVTEPLFPLPLDEKEEQKPDDSGYELDFIFEPNKEGLMERLVPMYVEISVLRALLESMASELGARMTAMDSATKNASEMIGKLTLQYNRARQAAITTELMEIIGGAEALNA
- a CDS encoding Na/Pi symporter — protein: MPPPRPPSATEASSRAWLAFLLVLVYLFIFLVGIRGLGQGFHGLGEDLLDRFFHATDNPFAGLVIGILGTTLVQSSSVTTSMVVAMVAAPEHPLPIQNAVPIIMGANIGTTVTNTIVSLGHMSRPDEFRRAFATATCHDFFNFLAVGTLLPLELATGFLTRLSGALAGFLGAPGGSKLPNPIKTATKVGLAPVQEGIAGLISAPRAAAVALIIVSAIIIFVALFLIVRTLRQLAAGRVQGYIARSLDASAWVGLLVGVLVTIMVQSSSITTSVLVPLAGAGIITLRQAFPITLGANIGTTVTALIASSAAASDTAHLGLQIALVHLLFNALGTLMVYPLPFTRNIPLRLAEWLAGVAVRSRKAALAYVVVLFYGLPALLVFVFR